The Tolypothrix sp. PCC 7712 region TATATTCCTGTTGGTCATAAAACAGGGAATAATTTAAATCTAGATAAAGTACTATCAGCACTACGTCCAATTCTCGAAAGTGTTGATTATCCGAAAGCTTTGCAAAATGCTAAATTTGACCGCTTAGTTATGCGGTGTCAAGGCATAAAATTGGCAGGAGTGGTTTTTGATACCATGTTAGCCAGTTACTTGCTAAATCCAGATGGTAGTCACAATTTGAGTGATTTAGCTTACAGATATTTAGGTTTAACTGCTAAAAGTTATGTAGATTTAGTTCCTAAAGGCAAAAATATTGCTGACTTAGATATTCCTACTGTGGCAGATTACTGCGGGATGGATGTCTATTCTACATTTGTATTAGTACCAAAATTACGTGAAGAACTCGAACAACTGCCAAATTTATATCAGTTATTACTAGAAGTAGAGCAGCCACTAGAAGCAGTTTTAGCGGAAATGGAATACACAGGTATTCGTATTGATTCTGCTTATCTCAAAGAACTTTCGCAGCAGTTAGAAACTGATTTGGCAAAGTTAGAAGCAACAGCAACAGAAATTGCTGGCGAAAAATTTAATTTAGGTTCACCTAAACAATTGAGTCATATATTGTTTGAAAAATTAGGATTAAGTACTAAGTATTCACGCAAAATTCAAACAGGTTACTCTACAGATGCAGCGACATTAGAGAAACTCCAAGAAATTGATAAAACTGGTTTTGTTGATGCCTTAATTGAGTATCGTACTTTATCTAAATTAAAGTCTACTTATGTAGATGCATTACCAGCATTGGTAAGCGAAAAGACTCAGAGAGTGCATACAGATTTTAACCAAGCAGCAACATCTACTGGTCGCTTATCTTCCTCTAACCCTAATTTACAAAATATTCCTATTCGGACAGCTTTTAGTCGGCGAATTCGCAAAGCATTTTTACCAGAGCCAGGCTGGTTAATGGTAGCTGCTGATTACTCGCAAATCGAATTAAGAATTTTGGCTCATTTAAGCCAAGAGCCAGTTTTAGTCCAAGCCTATCAGCAGAATGAAGATATTCATACTGTAACAGCGCGGTTAGTATTTGAAAAAGAAGATGTCACATCAGACGAACGCAGATTAGCAAAAACTATCAACTTCGGCGTAATTTATGGCATGGGTTCTTTAAAATTTGCGCGTTCAACTGGAGTAGATAAAGCCAACGCTAGCGAATTTATTAAGCGATTTAACGAACGCTATGCACAAGTATTTGCATATTTAGAGCGTGTCAAAAAAGAAGCGATCGCTCAAGGTTATGTAGAAACAATTCTTGGTCGTCGTCGTTATGTTGAGTTTACCAGCAATAATTTACGCAAATTAAAAGGTAGCAATCCAGAAGATATTGATTTGAGTAAATTAAAGAATTTGGGTGCTTATGATGCTGGGTTACTGCGCTCTGCTGCGAATGCGCCAATTCAAGGTTCTAGTGCCGATATTATCAAAATTGCTATGGTCAAACTCCATGAGATTTTAAGTAAATATCAAGCGCGATTGTTATTACAAGTTCATGATGAATTAGTGTTTGAAGTTCCACCCCAAGAATGGGCAGAATTACAACCACAAATTAAGTCAGCAATGGAAGGTGCAGTCAATTTGAGCGTGCCATTATTAGTAGATGTACGCGCAGGTGATAATTGGATGGAAACTAAATAGGAATATGGGAACTCAACACAATAAATTATTCCGCGAACCCTCAACTTTTTGATTTCATCAGAGTCATAAAAGAACAATAAAAAAGCTCTTGTTGAAAAACAAGAGCTTGAAATTATGTGATTGTCAGTGATGAAAGAAAGCTTGAGAACTAGTCAAGTTCTGTCATAGACATTGCTGGCTCATTCTCACGGTCAATACCTTTCTCAAAACCACCTGCTGCTGCTCTAGCGCGACCAGCGTGCCACAAGTGACCAATAAGGAAGAAGAAACCTAAAACGAAGTGAGAAGTTGCCAACCATGCACGAGGAGATACATAGTTGAAGGAGTTGATTTCTGTTGCTACACCACCTACAGAGTTCAAAGAACCCAGAGGAGCGTGGGTCATGTATTCAGCAGCACGACGAGCTTGCCAAGGCTGAATATCGTTCTTGATTTTGTTTAAGTCAAGACCGTTAGGGCCACGTAGAGGCTCTAACCAAGGGCCACGGAAATCCCAGAAGCGCATGGTTTCACCACCAAAGATGATTTCACCACTAGGAGAGCGCATCAGATATTTACCTAGACCAGTGGGGCCTTGAGCAGAACCGACGTTAGCACCTAAGCGTTGGTCACGAATCAAGAAGGTTAAAGCTTGAGCTTGTGAAGCTTCAGGGCCAGTAGGGCCGTAGAACTCGCTGGGGTACACGGTGTTGTTGTACCAAACCATACAGGAAGCAATGAAGCCCATCAAGGACAGAGCGCCCAAGCTGTAGGAGAGGTAAGCTTCACCAGACCAGATGGATGCACGACGTGACCAAGCGAAAGGCTTGGTGAAAATGTGCCAAATACCACCAGCAATACAGATGAAGGCAATCCAGATGTGACCACCAATAACATCTTCCATGTTATCGACGCTCACGATCCAGCCTTCACCACCAAAAGGAGACTTGATCAGATAACCAAAGATAATGGCTGGGTTCAGTGTAGGGTTAGTGATAACGCGAACATCACCACCACCAGGTGCCCAAGTGTCATAAACACCACCGAAGAACATTGCTTTCAGCACCAACAACAGCGCACCGCATCCTAAGATGATTAGGTGGAAGCCGATGATGTTGGTCATCTTGTTCTTATCTTTCCAGTCATAACCAAAGAAAGAAGAATATTCTTCTAAGGTTTCTGGGCCACGAACGGCGTGATAAATACCGCCAAAACCTAGTACTGCTGAGGAAATCAGGTGAAGTACACCAGCAACAAAGTATGGGAAGGTATCGATGACTTCGCCACCTGCACCAACGCCCCATCCTAAGGTAGCGAGGTGAGGTAACAAGATTAAGCCTTGCTCGTACATAGGCTTTTCAGGGATGAAGTGAGCGACTTCAAACAAAGTCATTGCTCCAGCCCAGAATACGATCAAACCAGCATGGGCAACGTGAGCACCAAGCAGTTTGCCAGATAGGTTAATTAAACGAGCGTTACCAGACCACCAGGCAAAACCTGTTGATTCTATGTCGCGTCCACCGCCCAGGACGGCCGATCTATTAGAGAGCGTTACCACGAGGTAATACCTCCTCAGGGAATACAAATTGTTCGTGGGGCTGATCTTGAGGAGCCATCCAAGCGCGGATACCCTCGTTCAGCAAAATGTTTTTGGTATAGAATGTTTCAAATTCTGGGTCTTCAGCCGCCCGCAATTCCTGTGATACGAAGTCGTAAGCCCGCAGGTTGAGAGCGATACCGACGATGCCCACTGCTGCCATCCACAGACCTGTGACTGGCACAAACAGCATGAAGAAGTGTAACCAGCGTTTGTTGGAGAAGGCAATCCCGAAAATCTGTGACCAGAAACGGTTTGCAGTCACCATTGAGTAGGTTTCTTCTGATTGGGTGGGGTTGAAGGCGCGGAAGGTGTTCGCAGCTTCACCATCTTCAAACAGGGTATTTTCGACTGTCGCTCCGTGAATCGCACACAGCAATGCTCCACCCAACACACCTGCTACTCCCATCATGTGGAAGGGGTTGAGGGTGAAGTTATGGAATCCTTGTACAAACAGGATGAAGCGGAAAATTCCTGCTACTCCAAAGCTGGGTGCAAAGAACCAGCTTGATTGTCCCAAGGGGTACATCAAGAACACGCTGACAAACACTGCAATCGGTGCAGAGAATGCCAAGGCGTTATAGGGGCGGATTCCTACTAGACGGGCAATTTCAAACTGCCGTAACATGAAGCCAATTAAGCCAAAGGCTCCGTGTAGCGCCACGAATGTCCATAACCCCCCGAGTTGACACCAACGGGTGAAGTCTCCTTGTGCTTCTGGCCCCCACAGCAGTAACAGGGAATGTCCCAAACTATCGGCTGGGGTGGATACAGCTACTGTGATAAAGTTACAGCCTTCTAAATAAGAAGATGCTAAACCGTGGGTGTACCATGACGTGACAAAGGTTGTGCCTGTGAGCCAACCGCCTAATGCTAGGAAAGCGCAGGGGAATAACAATATCCCTGACCAACCTACGAATACAAAGCGATCGCGCTTCAACCAGTCGTCTAGAACGTCAAACCACCCTCTACTGGGGGCGCGCCCAACTGCGATGGTCATTGAACTAAAATCCTCTTTTTTACTAAAATTGCAACGTTTCTAAAGCAGTGCTGTAGGTGATTTTCCCTATTTAAAGCAACTACCGCGAGGAATTAACGTTTTTTTGACAAATTCTCGTAACTTGAAAGCTACTGAGATTCTGAGAAGTTACCGCCTAGTTCAGTCAGCGTTTCTCAGAGTTATGCCATTACCCGTACCATTGGCTAGTGTTCTAGTTGGTGGTAACTTAATGATTCTTAACTTATCACATCGGTTCGGGTTTGTGACCGATCCACGCAAGTGAATCAGGTGATTTAACACGAAGCTATATAAATATTATGAATATCAGAAATTTAACAATCTGACACAACTTTTCTCAGAAATCTACACAATTGGAAATGGGGAGTGGGGATTGGGGAACTCGGGGCCCCCTCTGGGGATAAGGGGTAATGGGGACTGGTGATTGGGGAGAAGAGGACAAGGGGAAATCATCAAACTGCGAAAAACTACAATACCGAACCCTACAGCAATTACCCCATTACCCATTCCCAATTTCCAATTACCCATTCCCTAAAATCAACTTGCAAGACATACTCCTCAAATGGCAGACTTTTAAAGAGAATATGTCACAGGCCAAGGTAGTTCCATGACGGCATCAACAATTAACAAAGGCAATTCGCCTAATGGCGATCGCTCGGCTACAAGTGTCCTGAAGCAAAACGTTCTCGGTTCTCGTCGGTTTAGCAACTACTGGTGGGCAACTATCGTTACCTTAGGAGCTACAGGCTTTGTATTAGCTGGAATATCCAGCTATCTAAAAGTTAATTTACTCATAGTTACCGATCCAACACAACTAGTTTTTGTGCCCCAAGGTTTAGTTATGGGGTTATACGGCGCTGCTGGTCTGCTTTTAGCCTTATACCTGTGGTTAGTAATTCTATGGGATGTAGGCGGTGGATATAACGAATTTAACCAGGAAACAGGCAAGATTAAAATTTTTCGCAATGGATTTCCTGGCAAAAACCGTCGTATTGAGCTTGAAAGCCCCTTACAAGACGCTCAATCTGTGCAAATATCCATCAAAGAAGGTTTGAATCCTCGTCGCGTCCTCTATCTACGTGTGAAAGGTCGCAGAGACATTCCTTTAACTAGAGTCGGTCAACCTTTATCTCTCACAGAGCTAGAAACTCAAGGCGCAGAGTTAGCCCGTTTCTTGGGTGTACCTCTAGAAGGTTTGTAAAGAATGTTGACAACGGTCAAGGGTCAAGGGTCAAAAGTCAAAAGTCAAATATTCCAGATATATTCCTTGTTCCCTTGTTCTCCTGACTGGAAGTGCTGAGTCACCGAAGTTCAGATCGGCGGAAGCCGCCGCTCCGACTTCTCTCTGAGTTCTGAGTAAAAATCTCCGCCTCGACTTTCATGTAAGACTGGTGAAATTTTTTATTGGGAGTGCTTACTCTGTCAACTCTCAAGCAGAAAAAACTGGGAAACTGAGTAGATAGCTCTCGATAAAATGTAAAAAATTGTAAATAAGAAATTTTGGATGAGTATTAAATCCCCACTCTAAAAGCTTGGGAAACGATAATATACTCTGGTTGAGTCAGTAATTAGTCATGCGGTTAAAATTTCCACAATTTTTGGTTGCTCTTTTGATTGTTGGGACGTTGATTTTGGGTGGATGTTCAACACAGCAAAATGCTTCTAATGCTTCTTCTACCTCAGCAGCTACCTCAACAGCAACTGAGACAAGCAGCAAGACAAGCACTGAAGCAACGTCTGTATCACAAACTACTAGCGAGAGTATTCCTGGAATGAATGATTTACCACGGCTCGAAGGTAAGGCTACTGTGGTGATGACGGTGAACGGCGCACCAATTACTATCGAAGTAGATGGCACTAATGCCCCAATTACAGCGGGTAACTTCGTAGATTTAGTGCAAAAGGGCGTGTATGATGGTTCAGTTTTCCATCGAGTGGTACGCGATCCCCAACCATTTGTCGTTCAAGGGGGCGATCCACAAAGTAAAGATCCAAGCGTTCCAGCAAATAGGCTAGGGACAGGTGGCTATATTGACCCCAAAACTAAGAATGAGCGCTATATACCCTTAGAAATTAAGCCCAAGGGTGCAGCAGAACCAATTTACGGTAAGACTATTACTCAGCCTCCTGCCTTGAATCATAAACAAGGTGCAGTGGCAATGGCCCGATCGCAGCAACCAAACTCTGCATCTTCCCAGTTTTACTTTGCCTTAGCAGATCTAGGCTTTTTAGATGGAAACTATGCTGTGTTTGGCAATGTAACCAGCGGCTTTGAGGTAGTAAATAAAATAAAGCAAGGCGATCGCATCGAATCTGCTAAAGTCACCCAAGGCGCAGAAAACTTAAAAACTCCTGGTTAAGATTGCAAAATTGGGTAATGGGTAATAGTTTTTCCTATTACCCATGACAAATTTCAAATCCCAAATCCCAAGTCCCAAATTGGTTAAGGTTGTTGTCACTGGTATTGGTCTAGTTTCTGCTTTAGGAGACAGCTTAGAGGCTAGTTGGCAGAATTTAATTGCAGGTAAATCTGGAATTAAATTACATCAACCTTTCCCAGAAATAGAAGCATTTCCTCTAGGGTTGATTGCTGAACAACCAGCACCATTAGAAAAGCTGACGCAGTCGGTTGTGGCTGCGGCTTTAAAAGATGCTGGGTTATCATCTCCTTTACCTGATTGTGCTGTCGTGATTGGTTCAAGTCGTGCTTATCAAGCGGCTTGGGAAAGACTGGCGCAGCAAATGTACGCAAGCGATCGCCTTTCATCTCCCTTACACACAAGGGAGATGGAAAATTGGTTAAATAGTTTACCGCACATGAATGCGATCGCCGCAGCTAGACAAATTGGTGCAACTGGGAGTGTTTTAGCACCAATGACTGCTTGTGCTACAGGAATCTGGGCGATCGCCCAAGCTACTATGCTATTGCAAACAGGACAATATCAAAGAGCGATCGCTGGAGCCGTGGAAGCACCGATTACACCTCTAACTTTGGCTGGGTTTCAGCAAATGGGCGCTTTAGCAAAAACTGGCGCTTATCCTTTTGATTTGCAACGTGAAGGCTTTGTTTTAGGAGAAGGCGCAGCGGTATTTGTGCTGGAATCAGCAGCATTAGCCAAGCAGCGACAAGCCAAAATTTATGGGGAAATCCTAGGTTTTAGCTTACTGAACGATGCATATCATGGTAATGCTCCAGAACCAGAAGCTAAAAGCGCGATCGCATCCATCAAGCAATGCTTAGAGCGTAGTTATCTCACACCAGCAGATATTGATTATATTCACGCTCATGGCACAGCAACACAGCTAAACGATCGCATGGAGAGCATCGCGATCGAGCGGGTGTTTCCCCAAAAAGTTGCGATGAGTTCAACTAAAGGAAGCACAGGCCACACTCTCGGCGCTTCTGGAGCCTTAGGTGTAGCTTTTTCACTCCTAGCTTTGCAAAACCAAATTTTGCCCCCTTGTGTCGGATTGCAGCAGCCAGAATTTAATTTAAATCTCGTAAAAACCGCTCGTCACCATCACATTCAGTCTGCCCTTTGTTTCAGTTTTGGCTTTGGCGGTCAAAATGCAGTAGTAGCTTTAGGGAAATAACTAAAAATTGGAGAGACGCGATTAATTGTGTCTGTAGTCAACAATCAAAAACTACTTACTCCGTTATTTCTCAATTACCTATTATCCATTACTTATATTATTTAATACCTGTAGTAATGTAGAGTGTAGTACTTTCTTCCGAAAATAAATTACTTTTAGTCAACTGCTCAATTACCTCCTATCAAAGGTTATTGAAGACTATATGAGGTAATGTTAAATTCTGCGTAGCTACCCCACCGAACGGGAACAATACTTCTGTGTTTTCGACTGTTGTCACAGTATAAAACCTATCACTAGGTCATACTATATTTTCACTTCCCAATGATGCAGTACTTGTAGAGTCTATTGATTACCCCTGTTGATTGCTGCCACAGTTTTGGTTTATCAACAACTAGGGGACTTTTATATTTACATAAATAGTTGAGAGGAAATTTAGGCATGAATTGGATCAAGCGGCCTCTACTTTTCGTAACCTGTTCCGTACCTTTTCTTTTGGAACTGGCTACTATTCCTAATTTAACCGCACAGGCACAAGCC contains the following coding sequences:
- a CDS encoding photosystem I assembly protein Ycf4; the protein is MTASTINKGNSPNGDRSATSVLKQNVLGSRRFSNYWWATIVTLGATGFVLAGISSYLKVNLLIVTDPTQLVFVPQGLVMGLYGAAGLLLALYLWLVILWDVGGGYNEFNQETGKIKIFRNGFPGKNRRIELESPLQDAQSVQISIKEGLNPRRVLYLRVKGRRDIPLTRVGQPLSLTELETQGAELARFLGVPLEGL
- the psbD gene encoding photosystem II D2 protein (photosystem q(a) protein); amino-acid sequence: MTIAVGRAPSRGWFDVLDDWLKRDRFVFVGWSGILLFPCAFLALGGWLTGTTFVTSWYTHGLASSYLEGCNFITVAVSTPADSLGHSLLLLWGPEAQGDFTRWCQLGGLWTFVALHGAFGLIGFMLRQFEIARLVGIRPYNALAFSAPIAVFVSVFLMYPLGQSSWFFAPSFGVAGIFRFILFVQGFHNFTLNPFHMMGVAGVLGGALLCAIHGATVENTLFEDGEAANTFRAFNPTQSEETYSMVTANRFWSQIFGIAFSNKRWLHFFMLFVPVTGLWMAAVGIVGIALNLRAYDFVSQELRAAEDPEFETFYTKNILLNEGIRAWMAPQDQPHEQFVFPEEVLPRGNAL
- a CDS encoding peptidylprolyl isomerase, which codes for MRLKFPQFLVALLIVGTLILGGCSTQQNASNASSTSAATSTATETSSKTSTEATSVSQTTSESIPGMNDLPRLEGKATVVMTVNGAPITIEVDGTNAPITAGNFVDLVQKGVYDGSVFHRVVRDPQPFVVQGGDPQSKDPSVPANRLGTGGYIDPKTKNERYIPLEIKPKGAAEPIYGKTITQPPALNHKQGAVAMARSQQPNSASSQFYFALADLGFLDGNYAVFGNVTSGFEVVNKIKQGDRIESAKVTQGAENLKTPG
- a CDS encoding beta-ketoacyl-ACP synthase is translated as MTNFKSQIPSPKLVKVVVTGIGLVSALGDSLEASWQNLIAGKSGIKLHQPFPEIEAFPLGLIAEQPAPLEKLTQSVVAAALKDAGLSSPLPDCAVVIGSSRAYQAAWERLAQQMYASDRLSSPLHTREMENWLNSLPHMNAIAAARQIGATGSVLAPMTACATGIWAIAQATMLLQTGQYQRAIAGAVEAPITPLTLAGFQQMGALAKTGAYPFDLQREGFVLGEGAAVFVLESAALAKQRQAKIYGEILGFSLLNDAYHGNAPEPEAKSAIASIKQCLERSYLTPADIDYIHAHGTATQLNDRMESIAIERVFPQKVAMSSTKGSTGHTLGASGALGVAFSLLALQNQILPPCVGLQQPEFNLNLVKTARHHHIQSALCFSFGFGGQNAVVALGK
- the polA gene encoding DNA polymerase I, with protein sequence MSQTSSTTTRPTFILVDGHSLAFRSYFAFAKGRDGGLRTKTGIPTSVCFGFIKSLLEVMTTQQPQAMAIAFDLGLPTFRHEADDTYKADRPGTPEDFVPDLKNLHELLAGFNLPIFTAPGYEADDVLGTLAQLATAAGYKVKILTGDRDLFQLIDLEKQITVLNFSPDAWKRSTNGITEFGPEQVQEKLGVLPTQIVDFKALCGDKSDNIPGVKGIGEKTAVQLLSTYGSLEKIYAALDEIKGATHKKLVEGQEDAQKSHYLAKIVIDVPLEVNLEDCKLTGFDQNVLVPILEKLEFNRFLKQINELQQKFGGQVVKVAEISTPTTQIKSNDEDDSDLWFFSAADTAAAKQKPDSAIQTRIIDSEAKLSELVNLLQQFTNPETPVAWDTETTDLEPRDAALVGIGCCWGSNQDDMAYIPVGHKTGNNLNLDKVLSALRPILESVDYPKALQNAKFDRLVMRCQGIKLAGVVFDTMLASYLLNPDGSHNLSDLAYRYLGLTAKSYVDLVPKGKNIADLDIPTVADYCGMDVYSTFVLVPKLREELEQLPNLYQLLLEVEQPLEAVLAEMEYTGIRIDSAYLKELSQQLETDLAKLEATATEIAGEKFNLGSPKQLSHILFEKLGLSTKYSRKIQTGYSTDAATLEKLQEIDKTGFVDALIEYRTLSKLKSTYVDALPALVSEKTQRVHTDFNQAATSTGRLSSSNPNLQNIPIRTAFSRRIRKAFLPEPGWLMVAADYSQIELRILAHLSQEPVLVQAYQQNEDIHTVTARLVFEKEDVTSDERRLAKTINFGVIYGMGSLKFARSTGVDKANASEFIKRFNERYAQVFAYLERVKKEAIAQGYVETILGRRRYVEFTSNNLRKLKGSNPEDIDLSKLKNLGAYDAGLLRSAANAPIQGSSADIIKIAMVKLHEILSKYQARLLLQVHDELVFEVPPQEWAELQPQIKSAMEGAVNLSVPLLVDVRAGDNWMETK
- the psbC gene encoding photosystem II reaction center protein CP43; this translates as MVTLSNRSAVLGGGRDIESTGFAWWSGNARLINLSGKLLGAHVAHAGLIVFWAGAMTLFEVAHFIPEKPMYEQGLILLPHLATLGWGVGAGGEVIDTFPYFVAGVLHLISSAVLGFGGIYHAVRGPETLEEYSSFFGYDWKDKNKMTNIIGFHLIILGCGALLLVLKAMFFGGVYDTWAPGGGDVRVITNPTLNPAIIFGYLIKSPFGGEGWIVSVDNMEDVIGGHIWIAFICIAGGIWHIFTKPFAWSRRASIWSGEAYLSYSLGALSLMGFIASCMVWYNNTVYPSEFYGPTGPEASQAQALTFLIRDQRLGANVGSAQGPTGLGKYLMRSPSGEIIFGGETMRFWDFRGPWLEPLRGPNGLDLNKIKNDIQPWQARRAAEYMTHAPLGSLNSVGGVATEINSFNYVSPRAWLATSHFVLGFFFLIGHLWHAGRARAAAGGFEKGIDRENEPAMSMTELD